In Macaca fascicularis isolate 582-1 chromosome 15, T2T-MFA8v1.1, one genomic interval encodes:
- the PIGO gene encoding GPI ethanolamine phosphate transferase 3 isoform X3 — protein MECKFYSWGPLSKREKGRREDVDLGLQVWRRKQRNTGPVHSLAWKKQDTPRKNKSVEIPRYRTSRAFCRKGRRVVFMGDDTWKDLFPGAFSKAFFFPSFNVRDLDTVDNGILEQLYPTMDSGEWDVLIAHFLGVDHCGHKHGPHHPEMAKKLSQMDQVIQGLVERLENDTLLVVAGDHGMTTNGDHGGDSELEVSAALFLYSPTALFPSTPPEEPEVIPQVSLVPTLALLLGLPIPFGNIGEVMAELFSGGEDSQPHSSALAQASALHLNAQQVSRFLRTYSAATQDLQAKELHQLQNLFSKASADYQWLLQSPNGAEATLPTVIAELQQFLRGARAMCIESWARFSLVRMAGGAALLVAACFICLLASQWAISPDFPFRPLLLIPVAWGLVGTIAYAGLLGIIELKLDLVLLGAVAAVSSFLPFLWKAWAGWGSKRPLATLFPIPGPVLLLLLFRLAVFFSDSFVVAEARATPFLLGSFILLLVVQLHWEGQLLPPKLLTMPRLGTSATTNPPRHSGAYALRLGIGLLLCTRLAGLFHRCPEETPACHSSPWLSPLASMVGGRAKNLWYGACVAALLALLAAVRLWLCHYGNLKSPEPPMLFVRWGLPLMALGTAAYWALASGADEAPPRLRALVSGASMVLPRAVAGLAASGLALLLWKPVTVLVKAGAGAPRTRTVLTPFSGPPTSQADLDYVVPQIYRHMQEEFRGRLERTKSQGPLTVAAYQLGSVYSAAMVTALTLLAFPLLLLHAERISLVFLLLFLQSFLLLHLLAAGIPITTPGPFTVPWRAVSAWALMATQTFYSTGHQPVFPAIHWHAAFVGFPEGHGSCTWLPALLVGANTFASHLLFAVGCPLLLLWPFLCESQGLRKRQQPPGNEAEARVRPEEEEEPLMEMRLRDAPHHFYAALLQLGLKYLFILGVQILACALAASILRRHLMVWKVFAPKFIFEAVGFIVSSVGLLLGIALVMRVDGAVSSWFRQLFLAQQR, from the exons ATGGAGTGCAAGTTTTATTCTTGGGGACCTCTCAGtaaaagggagaagggaagaagagaagatgTGGATCTTGGCTTACAAGTGTggagaagaaagcagagaaataCAGGCCCTGTTCATTCATTGGCTTGGAAGAAGCAGGATACACCCAGGAAAAACAAATCAGTAGAGATACCCAGATACAGAACTAGCAGAGCATTTTGTAGGAAGG GAAGGCGTGTAGTCTTCATGGGAGATGATACCTGGAAAGACCTTTTCCCTGGTGCTTTCTCCAAAGCTTTCTTCTTCCCATCCTTCAATGTCAGAGACCTAGACACAGTGGACAATGGCATCCTGGAACAGCTCTACCCCACCA TGGACAGTGGTGAATGGGACGTGCTGATTGCTCACTTCCTGGGTGTGGACCACTGTGGCCACAAGCATGGCCCTCACCACCCTGAAATGGCCAAGAAACTTAGCCAGATGGACCAGGTCATCCA GGGACTTGTGGAGCGTCTGGAGAATGACACACTGCTGGTAGTGGCTGGGGACCATGGGATGACCACAAATGGAGACCATGGAGGGGACAGTGAGCTGGAGGTCTCAGCTGCACTCTTTCTGTATAGCCCCACAGCACTCTTCCCCAGCACCCCACCAGAG GAGCCAGAGGTGATTCCTCAAGTTAGCCTTGTGCCCACACTGGCCCTGCTGCTGGGCCTGCCCATCCCATTTGGAAACATTGGGGAAGTGATGGCTGAGCTATTCTCAGGGGGTGAGGACTCCCAGCCCCACTCCTCTGCTTTAGCCCAAGCCTCAGCTCTCCATCTCAATGCTCAGCAG GTGTCTCGATTTCTTCGTACCTACTCCGCTGCTACTCAGGACCTTCAAGCTAAGGAGCTTCATCAGCTGCAGAACCTCTTCTCCAAGGCCTCTGCTGACTACCAGTGGCTTCTGCAGAGCCCCAACGGGGCTGAGGCGACACTGCCGACTGTGATTGCTGAGCTGCAGCAGTTCCTGCGGGGAGCTCGGGCCATGTGCATCGAGTCTTGGGCTCGTTTCTCTCTGGTCCGCATGGCGGGGGGTGCTGCTCTCTTGGTTGCTGCCTGCTTTATCTGCCTGCTGGCATCTCAGTGGGCAATATCCCCAGACTTTCCATTCCGCCCTCTACTTCTGATACCCGTGGCCTGGGGCCTTGTTGGGACCATAGCGTATGCTGGACTCCTGGGAATTATTGAGCTGAAGCTAGATCTAGTGCTTCTAGGggctgtggctgcagtgagctcattCCTGCCTTTTCTGTGGAAAGCCTGGGCTGGCTGGGGGTCCAAGAGACCTCTGGCAACCCTGTTTCCGATCCCTGGGCCCGTCCTGTTACTCCTGCTCTTTCGCTTGGCTGTATTCTTCTCTGATAGTTTTGTTGTAGCTGAGGCCAGGGCCACCCCCTTCCTTTTGGGCTCATTCATCCTGCTCCTGGTTGTCCAGCTTCACTGGGAGGGCCAGCTGCTTCCACCTAAGCTGCTCACAATGCCCCGCCTTGGCACTTCAGCCACAACAAACCCCCCACGGCACAGTGGTGCATATGCCCTGAGGCTTGGAATTGGGTTGCTTTTATGTACAAGGCTAGCTGGGCTTTTTCATCGTTGCCCTGAAGAGACACCTGCTTGCCACTCCTCTCCCTGGCTGAGTCCTCTGGCATCTATGGTGGGTGGTCGAGCCAAGAATTTGTGGTATGGAGCTTGCGTGGCAGCACTGTTGGCCCTGTTAGCTGCTGTGCGCTTGTGGCTTTGCCACTATGGTAATCTCAAGAGCCCCGAGCCACCCATGCTCTTTGTGCGCTGGGGACTGCCCCTAATGGCATTGGGTACTGCTGCCTACTGGGCATTGGCGTCAGGGGCAGATGAGGCTCCCCCCCGTCTCCGGGCCCTGGTCTCTGGGGCATCCATGGTGCTGCCTCGGGCTGTAGCGGGGCTGGCTGCTTCAGGGCTCGCGCTGCTGCTTTGGAAGCCTGTGACGGTGCTGGTGAAGGCTGGGGCAGGCGCTCCAAGGACCAGGACTGTCCTCACTCCCTTCTCAGGCCCCCCCACTTCTCAAGCTGACCTGGATTATGTGGTCCCTCAAATCTACCGACACATGCAGGAGGAGTTCCGGGGCCGGCTAGAGAGGACCAAATCTCAGGGTCCCCTGACTGTGGCTGCTTATCAGTTGGGGAGTGTCTACTCAGCTGCTATGGTCACAGCCCTCACCCTGTTGGCCTTCCCACTTCTGCTGTTGCATGCGGAGCGCATCAGCCTTGTGTTCCTGCTTCTGTTTCTGCAGAGCTTCCTTCTTCTACATCTGCTTGCTGCTGGGATACCCATCACCACCCCTG GTCCTTTTACTGTGCCATGGCGGGCAGTCTCGGCCTGGGCCCTCATGGCCACACAGACCTTCTACTCCACGGGCCACCAGCCTGTCTTTCCAGCCATCCATTGGCATGCAGCCTTCGTGGGATTCCCAGAGGGTCATGGCTCCTGTACTTGGCTGCCTGCTTTGCTAGTGGGAGCCAACACTTTTGCCTCCCACCTCCTCTTTGCAG TAGGTTGCCCactgctcctgctctggcctttCCTGTGTGAGAGTCAAGGGCTGCGGAAGAGACAGCAGCCCCCAGGGAATGAAGCTGAAGCCAGAGTCAGacctgaggaggaagaggagccacTGATGGAGATGCGGCTCCGGGATGCGCCTCACCACTTCTATGCAGCACTGCTGCAGCTGGGCCTCAAGTACCTCTTTATCCTTGGTGTTCAG ATTCTGGCCTGTGCCTTGGCAGCCTCCATCCTTCGCAGGCATCTCATGGTCTGGAAAGTGTTTGCCCCTAA GTTCATTTTTGAGGCTGTGGGCTTCATTGTGAGCAGCGTGGGACTTCTCCTGGGCATAGCTTTGGTGATGAGAGTGGATGGTGCTGTGAGCTCCTGGTTCAGGCAGCTATTTCTGGCCCAGCAGAGGTAG